From Planctomycetota bacterium, one genomic window encodes:
- a CDS encoding imelysin family protein, producing MRLRVAILLALAAAALAAGAALRGRLRRSSERERLLGELAWGVIVPQYRALAERAGDLRRAASALARSPSEEARRAAREAWKAARLAWAACGPHFIGPERDRFLAAKMDTPAAPPGALEEARARACAVEALGAPLKGFGAIEFFLFADARLLEPGEGRRREFVEALAADLERTARAVRDFWEPSGGGFADRFARPGRGDSPYATADAALDEIINALVQFLERVKDERLGRPLGVLRTGTGEPRPELVRSRAGGHALAELRAEIEGVERLYEKLSPGVVRAAPELDASVRLALRKSRQDVAAIPEPLEEAVVRHPDAVLNAFNMLQVLRDRLAVHLVAAYRSSLRFGDFDGD from the coding sequence GTGAGGCTTCGGGTCGCGATTCTTCTGGCGCTGGCGGCGGCGGCCCTGGCGGCCGGGGCGGCGCTTCGGGGACGCCTGCGTCGCTCGTCGGAGCGCGAGAGGCTCCTCGGCGAGCTGGCGTGGGGCGTCATCGTGCCCCAGTACCGGGCGCTGGCGGAGCGGGCGGGGGATCTGCGGCGGGCGGCGTCCGCGCTCGCGCGCTCGCCCTCGGAGGAGGCGCGGCGCGCCGCGCGCGAGGCCTGGAAGGCGGCCCGCCTCGCCTGGGCGGCGTGCGGGCCGCACTTCATCGGACCGGAGCGCGACCGTTTTCTCGCGGCCAAGATGGACACGCCGGCGGCTCCCCCCGGGGCTCTCGAGGAGGCGCGGGCGCGGGCCTGCGCCGTCGAGGCGCTCGGCGCTCCTCTCAAGGGGTTCGGGGCGATCGAGTTTTTCCTTTTCGCCGACGCGCGCCTTCTGGAGCCGGGCGAAGGGCGGCGGCGGGAATTCGTGGAAGCCCTTGCGGCGGATCTGGAGCGCACGGCGCGCGCGGTGCGGGACTTCTGGGAGCCTTCGGGGGGCGGGTTCGCGGACCGGTTCGCCCGGCCGGGCCGCGGGGATTCGCCGTACGCGACGGCCGACGCCGCGCTCGACGAAATCATCAACGCCCTGGTGCAGTTTCTGGAGCGGGTGAAGGATGAGCGGCTGGGGCGTCCGCTCGGAGTTCTTCGGACCGGCACGGGCGAGCCGCGGCCGGAACTCGTCCGGTCGCGCGCCGGCGGCCACGCGCTGGCGGAACTGCGCGCGGAGATCGAGGGAGTCGAGCGCCTTTACGAGAAGCTCTCTCCCGGCGTAGTCCGGGCGGCGCCGGAGCTGGACGCGTCGGTCCGGCTGGCTCTGCGCAAGTCCAGGCAGGACGTGGCGGCGATTCCGGAGCCGCTTGAGGAGGCGGTGGTGCGCCACCCGGACGCCGTGCTGAACGCGTTCAACATGCTCCAGGTGCTGCGGGACCGCCTGGCGGTGCACCTCGTGGCGGCCTACCGGAGCAGCCTGCGGTTCGGGGACTTCGATGGAGATTAG
- a CDS encoding di-heme oxidoredictase family protein produces the protein MRYGPTALAILLAGCGPSAERFSGGAGTVFDVSENAFGFPLATLEPSRREAFFAGNSLFRANWVIAPASAAGRDGLGPLFNAASCSACHFKDGRGRAPEPGEPFVGLLLRIGARDGAPHPVYGDQIQTHAVPGVPPEAVPAVSYEDVPGRYGDGTPYSLRRPVYRLERPGYGPLEEDGLRVSPRLAPAVIGMGLLEAIPERRILERADPGDADGDGISGRPNRATDLRTGRSALGRFGWKAGRPTVEEQVAAAFQGDMGVTSPLFPRENHTSAQRAPAGLPSGGEPEIDGEKLGFVTLYVRLLAVPGRRAPDDPRVRRGRRHFEAACASCHTPRWETGDVPGFPELSRQTIFPYTDLLLHDMGRDLEDGRPEFEAEGREWRTPPLWGIGLADRVGGGRASYLHDGRARTPAEAILWHGGEGASAREYFRALPASEREALLAFLRDL, from the coding sequence TTGAGGTACGGGCCGACGGCGCTGGCGATTCTCCTGGCCGGATGCGGCCCGTCCGCGGAGCGGTTTTCGGGCGGCGCAGGAACGGTCTTCGACGTCTCGGAAAACGCCTTCGGGTTTCCTCTGGCCACCCTGGAGCCCTCCCGGCGCGAAGCCTTTTTCGCAGGCAACTCGCTCTTTCGCGCCAACTGGGTGATCGCGCCGGCCTCCGCCGCCGGGCGGGACGGCCTGGGGCCGCTTTTCAACGCCGCCTCCTGCTCGGCCTGCCATTTCAAGGACGGCCGCGGGCGGGCCCCGGAACCGGGCGAGCCCTTCGTGGGATTGCTTCTGCGGATCGGCGCGCGCGACGGCGCTCCTCATCCCGTCTACGGCGACCAGATCCAGACACACGCCGTGCCGGGCGTGCCTCCGGAAGCGGTTCCGGCCGTCTCCTATGAGGACGTGCCGGGCCGGTACGGCGATGGAACGCCCTATTCCCTCCGGCGCCCGGTCTATCGGCTGGAGCGTCCGGGCTACGGGCCGCTCGAGGAGGACGGACTTCGCGTCTCGCCGCGACTGGCTCCCGCGGTTATCGGGATGGGTCTCCTGGAGGCCATTCCGGAGCGCCGGATCCTCGAGCGCGCGGATCCCGGGGACGCGGACGGGGACGGCATCTCGGGGCGGCCGAACCGGGCGACGGATCTCCGGACGGGACGGTCCGCGCTCGGCCGCTTCGGGTGGAAGGCCGGGCGGCCGACCGTGGAGGAGCAGGTCGCGGCCGCGTTCCAGGGCGACATGGGGGTGACCTCGCCTCTTTTTCCGCGGGAGAATCACACGTCCGCGCAGAGGGCCCCGGCCGGCCTCCCGAGCGGCGGCGAGCCGGAGATCGACGGCGAGAAGCTGGGGTTCGTGACGCTCTACGTGCGCCTCCTGGCGGTGCCGGGACGGCGGGCGCCGGACGATCCTCGGGTGCGCCGCGGGCGCCGCCATTTTGAAGCCGCCTGCGCGTCGTGCCATACTCCGCGCTGGGAGACGGGCGACGTCCCCGGCTTTCCGGAACTGTCGCGGCAGACGATTTTTCCGTACACGGATCTTCTTCTGCACGACATGGGCCGCGACCTGGAGGACGGGCGGCCGGAGTTCGAAGCGGAAGGGCGCGAGTGGCGCACGCCGCCTTTGTGGGGGATCGGATTGGCCGACCGGGTCGGGGGCGGCCGCGCCTCGTATCTCCACGACGGCCGGGCGAGGACTCCGGCCGAAGCGATCCTCTGGCACGGCGGCGAAGGGGCGTCCGCGCGCGAATACTTCCGCGCGCTTCCCGCCTCCGAACGGGAAGCGCTCCTGGCGTTTCTGAGGGATCTGTGA
- a CDS encoding imelysin family protein, translating into MSRKTAGLAAAAILAAAAAWTAAGPPRRWDSALARPVILRYADHLHAAYADATDRAAALREEIRAFVRRPSLEGLESCKAAWVRARPAYLETEIARFSGGPIDRSPDGPETFINAWPVDESYIDSVDGRPFSGIINDPAGFPSIDEAALRRAHGAGGETHVTTGWHAIEFLLWGQDRSPGPGGGARPFTEFADRGTLPNAPRRRAYLELCADLLVRDLSWVRDQWAPVRPGNYRETFLSLPVEEALSRILTGVGTMAVGELRGERLAAPFTLKDKEEEHSCFSDTTHLDHLHNALGVRRVWEIGVGELARRIDPRLAADVARALEDAIEALRSPDLEPFDQAILGEDDRPGRRAILRALGALDRFNRAFSRLADRLGLPVTTRLP; encoded by the coding sequence ATGTCGCGGAAGACCGCCGGTCTGGCCGCCGCGGCGATCCTGGCGGCCGCGGCCGCGTGGACGGCCGCCGGCCCGCCGCGCCGATGGGACTCCGCCCTCGCCCGCCCGGTCATCCTCCGGTACGCGGATCACCTGCACGCCGCGTACGCGGACGCGACGGACCGGGCCGCCGCGCTGCGGGAGGAGATCCGCGCGTTCGTCCGCCGCCCCTCCCTGGAGGGCCTGGAATCCTGCAAGGCCGCCTGGGTGCGCGCCCGGCCCGCTTATCTGGAGACCGAAATCGCGCGCTTCTCGGGCGGGCCCATCGACCGGAGTCCCGACGGCCCTGAAACCTTCATCAACGCCTGGCCCGTGGACGAGAGCTACATCGACTCGGTGGACGGCCGGCCGTTCTCCGGGATCATCAACGATCCGGCCGGCTTCCCCTCAATCGACGAGGCGGCGCTTCGCCGCGCCCATGGGGCCGGCGGCGAGACCCACGTGACCACGGGCTGGCACGCGATCGAATTCCTCCTGTGGGGACAGGACCGGAGCCCCGGCCCCGGCGGCGGGGCCCGCCCGTTCACCGAATTCGCCGACAGGGGCACGTTGCCGAACGCGCCGCGCCGCCGGGCGTACCTGGAGCTGTGCGCGGACCTGCTCGTCCGGGACCTCTCCTGGGTGCGCGACCAGTGGGCGCCCGTGCGTCCCGGCAACTATCGGGAGACGTTCCTGAGCCTCCCCGTGGAGGAAGCACTATCCCGGATCCTCACGGGCGTGGGCACGATGGCCGTGGGCGAACTGCGCGGCGAACGGCTCGCCGCGCCGTTTACGCTCAAGGACAAGGAAGAAGAGCACTCCTGCTTCAGCGACACGACGCATCTCGACCACCTCCACAACGCCCTCGGAGTGCGACGGGTGTGGGAGATCGGCGTGGGAGAGCTGGCGCGGCGGATCGATCCCCGCCTGGCCGCCGACGTCGCGCGGGCGCTCGAGGACGCGATCGAGGCGCTGCGGAGTCCGGATCTTGAACCGTTCGACCAGGCGATTCTCGGGGAGGACGATCGTCCCGGACGCCGGGCCATCCTGCGCGCGCTCGGGGCGCTCGATCGTTTCAACCGCGCATTCTCGCGTCTGGCCGATCGCCTGGGGCTTCCGGTAACGACGAGGTTGCCTTGA